One genomic segment of Candidatus Nitrospira nitrificans includes these proteins:
- the lgt gene encoding prolipoprotein diacylglyceryl transferase, which translates to MPYPNIDPVLVALGPIQLRWYGLMYLIGLTVAYFLIQHKVAQKGLMIRKDQIYDMVVYAAFGVFLGGRIGYTLFYNFSYYSQNPLKLLAVWEGGMSFHGGLIGTAIALIWFSKRQGIPTYTVADLATAVTPIGLGFGRIGNFINGELYGRSTDVDWCMVFPAGGPVCRHPSQLYEATLEGLTLFTVLWLIDRRATPPGTIFWTFITGYGISRLIVELFREPDQHLGFILGSITMGQILSIPMVAIGLIMLVLGYQRARQRAAHAGKF; encoded by the coding sequence ATCCCCTACCCCAATATCGACCCAGTCCTTGTGGCGCTCGGCCCCATCCAGCTCCGCTGGTACGGACTGATGTACCTGATCGGCCTGACCGTGGCGTACTTCCTTATTCAACATAAAGTCGCCCAAAAAGGGTTGATGATCAGGAAAGACCAGATCTATGACATGGTCGTCTATGCGGCCTTCGGTGTATTTCTCGGTGGACGGATCGGGTACACGCTCTTTTACAACTTTTCGTACTACAGCCAAAACCCGCTGAAACTTCTGGCGGTCTGGGAAGGGGGCATGTCCTTCCACGGCGGCCTCATCGGGACCGCTATCGCACTGATCTGGTTCAGCAAGCGGCAGGGCATTCCGACCTATACCGTTGCGGACTTAGCGACGGCCGTCACGCCGATTGGATTGGGATTTGGCCGGATAGGCAACTTTATCAACGGTGAACTGTATGGTCGATCGACGGACGTGGACTGGTGCATGGTTTTCCCGGCAGGGGGTCCTGTCTGCCGCCATCCTTCGCAATTGTACGAGGCAACGCTGGAAGGGCTGACACTGTTTACGGTGTTGTGGTTGATTGATCGGCGAGCGACCCCGCCTGGGACGATCTTCTGGACCTTCATCACCGGATACGGTATCAGCCGACTCATCGTCGAACTCTTCCGTGAACCGGATCAGCACCTAGGGTTTATCTTAGGATCGATCACCATGGGCCAGATTCTTTCCATTCCGATGGTGGCGATCGGACTCATCATGCTCGTCCTGGGCTACCAGCGGGCGAGGCAGAGGGCTGCGCACGCCGGAAAGTTCTGA
- a CDS encoding YtxH domain-containing protein, which translates to MSEQGNQVAKAAAFIAGGAVIGAGLGLLFAPQTGVETRRSIGRYARKAQVQTSRWGRAVKSGVEEVLDRKSAKGKSSEESRPQLTAVMN; encoded by the coding sequence ATGTCGGAGCAGGGGAATCAGGTCGCCAAGGCAGCAGCATTCATCGCCGGTGGGGCGGTCATCGGAGCGGGACTCGGGCTCCTGTTCGCTCCACAGACCGGCGTGGAAACTCGTCGAAGCATCGGCCGGTATGCCCGCAAGGCGCAGGTGCAGACCAGCCGATGGGGCCGGGCCGTCAAGTCCGGGGTGGAGGAAGTGCTGGACCGGAAATCGGCAAAAGGCAAGAGCTCTGAGGAGTCGAGGCCTCAATTGACCGCGGTCATGAACTAA
- a CDS encoding Tll0287-like domain-containing protein: MIVPSKVLLPVGLILSLLCPQIGWTQDSHKEIEQTAQLLTTLLNAGRVVVERNQSLINDPAQGDKGFTPEVFERLMLDEFFHQTGIDLKHPPSSLPALAKELLAALILASKEVVRDAQFVINQRGIGYKNFIPATFGSQAARKFSNRSRVTIKQTTLNPRNLKNSPDTYEEMILARLATLPASTTPVVEWIDGGRLLRTVMPIYYTEDCLACHGNPKGILDISGYPREGAQVGELAGAISIQIPSDHR; the protein is encoded by the coding sequence ATGATCGTCCCGTCGAAAGTATTACTACCCGTTGGTTTGATCTTGTCGCTTCTATGTCCCCAGATCGGTTGGACACAGGACTCGCACAAGGAGATCGAACAGACCGCGCAGCTCCTGACAACTCTGCTCAATGCAGGGCGTGTCGTCGTCGAACGGAATCAATCATTGATCAACGATCCGGCCCAAGGCGATAAGGGATTCACGCCCGAGGTCTTTGAACGGCTTATGCTGGACGAATTTTTTCATCAGACCGGGATTGATTTGAAACACCCTCCCTCATCTTTACCTGCTCTTGCCAAAGAGCTCTTGGCCGCGCTGATCCTCGCGAGCAAAGAGGTGGTCCGGGACGCACAGTTCGTGATCAACCAGCGCGGGATCGGATATAAGAATTTTATCCCGGCGACGTTCGGCAGCCAGGCGGCACGGAAGTTTTCCAATCGATCACGCGTGACGATCAAGCAGACGACCCTCAACCCGAGAAACTTGAAGAATAGTCCGGATACGTACGAGGAAATGATACTGGCGCGGCTTGCGACTCTACCGGCCTCGACTACTCCGGTCGTCGAATGGATCGACGGCGGAAGGTTACTCAGAACAGTGATGCCGATCTATTACACGGAGGATTGTCTCGCCTGCCATGGAAACCCCAAAGGGATCCTCGATATTTCAGGCTATCCGCGAGAAGGCGCTCAGGTGGGAGAACTGGCTGGGGCCATCAGTATTCAAATCCCCTCGGACCATCGGTAG